Proteins from a genomic interval of Chanodichthys erythropterus isolate Z2021 chromosome 6, ASM2448905v1, whole genome shotgun sequence:
- the lmod1b gene encoding leiomodin-1, protein MSRRRVRGLTKTGRQVSEDPDLDSLLSNLSPEEVEELQKEVSVVPDPDPSEIIVVDQTDLKPTAPVKKESQLSSQTDDFKSRFQRNLSTEGEPKKESRKQEYLRKMGLSQEKNTSTSDSRDGGLQRTPSTSSFPKRDGRMEDRTRRVTEGTNDDKSGPSALSKKDEESERKVGVKEQNDGSKLKDRREMRESSSSKTKELISKLQEKKEDSKEKNRKEDNRKRESGESRAKEMISRMKEKEEKERERKEEIRKREENKTKGYTSKLEEKQNQVLEDKPKEEKDQDEKQIRRSSEKTKEGPTLELRGLAENKEKEPETVKKPQEYNAKTSDKGRGDVQNQNEIVNEIHEPIKEENIGNCVSDTISKNKTKEEEEEDESTSMFDEDLERVHRNDPGMTDLNVNNSEVIKTKTLIQFAEALKNNTHIKAFSLANCRADDHVAYAIAETLRNNKSITSINLDSNLLTSKGIMALIHALQHNSTLTELRFHNQRHIIGGKSEMEMTKILKENTTLLKLGYHFELAGPRMTMTNILSRNMDRQRQKRLQEQKQAQAQGAGDKKDSLEVPKPGFGKGSPRGSPRPSPIPSPIPSPAPSPKLTHKKRVSGFGGGPPPPPPPPGGPPPPPPPMLDGEFLKNSLTPVSQRKLDSRSGGRGGAQNTRDQLLASIRGSNIKQLKKVELPKLLQ, encoded by the exons ATGTCCCGGAGGAGAGTGAGGGGACTCACTAAAACCGGGCGACAGGTGAGCGAGGACCCGGACCTCGACAGTTTGCTGTCAAACCTGTCACCCGAAGAAGTGGAGGAGCTGCAGAAAGAAGTATCGGTTGTTCCCGATCCAGATCCGAGTGAAATAATCGTTGTGGACCAAACGGATTTAAAACCAACCGCGCCAGTTAAAAAGGAATCGCAGTTGAGCAGCCAGACCGATGATTTCAAATCCCGCTTCCAGAGAAACCTGTCAACAGAG GGAGAGCCGAAGAAGGAGAGCCGGAAGCAAGAGTACCTGCGTAAGATGGGCCTGAGCCAAGAGAAGAATACCTCCACGTCTGACAGCAGAGACGGAGGACTTCAGAGGACCCCCTCCACCTCTTCCTTCCCTAAACGTGATGGTAGAATGGAAGACAGGACACGCAGAGTCACAGAGGGCACCAACGATGACAAATCTGGCCCATCTGCCCTTTCCAAGAAAGACGAGGAGAGTGAGAGAAAAGTTGGGGTGAAAGAACAAAATGATGGGAGTAAACTCAAAGATAGAAGAGAGATGAGAGAAAGTAGCAGCAGCAAAACCAAAGAATTAATTTCTAAGCTTCAGGAGAAAAAGGAGGATAGTAAAGAGAAAAACAGAAAGGAAGACAATCGGAAAAGGGAATCTGGGGAAAGTAGAGCAAAGGAGATGATCTCTAGGATGAAGGAAAAAGAGGAGAAGGAAAGGGAGAGAAAGGAAGAGATTAGAAAGAGAGAGGAGAATAAGACAAAAGGCTATACGTCGAAGTTAGAGGAAAAGCAAAATCAGGTTCTAGAAGACAAGCCGAAAGAAGAGAAGGACCAGGATGAAAAACAAATAAGAAGGTCAAGTGAAAAGACGAAAGAGGGCCCCACATTGGAATTGAGGGGACTTGCTGAAAATAAAGAGAAAGAACCTGAAACTGTGAAGAAGCCGCAGGAATATAATGCAAAAACGAGCGATAAGGGAAGAGGGGATGTTCAGAACCAAAATGAAATCGTAAATGAAATTCATGAACCCATCAAGGAAGAGAACATTGGAAACTGTGTCTCAGACACCATTTCAAAAAATAAGACcaaagaggaggaagaggaggatgagTCAACCAGCATGTTTGATGAAGATCTTGAGAGAGTTCATCGCAACGATCCGGGCATGACTGATCTCAATGTGAACAATTCTGAGGTCATAAAAACCAAAACGCTTATCCAGTTCGCCGAGGCCTTGAAaaacaacacacacatcaaAGCGTTTTCTTTGGCTAACTGCCGCGCCGATGACCATGTGGCTTATGCTATTGCCGAGACCTTACGCAATAACAAAAGCATCACTAGTATCAATTTGGATTCCAATCTTCTTACTAGCAAAGGCATCATGGCCCTGATCCATGCCCTCCAACACAACTCCACACTCACTGAGCTACGCTTCCACAACCAGCGACACATCATTGGAGGAAAGTCTGAGATGGAgatgaccaaaatcttaaaaGAAAACACAACTCTTCTGAAACTGGGCTACCACTTTGAGTTAGCTGGTCCTCGTATGACCATGACCAATATTCTTAGTCGCAATATGGACCGTCAGCGGCAAAAGCGGCTGCAGGAACAGAAGCAGGCTCAAGCCCAAGGTGCTGGAGACAAGAAAGACTCATTAGAAGTTCCAAAACCCGGCTTTGGTAAAGGCTCCCCAAGAGGCTCGCCCAGGCCTTCTCCTATACCTTCTCCCATACCGTCACCCGCCCCGTCGCCCAAGTTGACTCATAAGAAGAGGGTTAGTGGGTTTGGTGGTGGACCACCTCCGCCACCACCACCGCCTGGAGGACCACCACCACCTCCACCTCCAATGCTAGATGGAGAATTCCTGAAGAACTCCCTGACGCCCGTGTCACAGAGGAAGCTTGACAGTAGGagtggaggaagaggaggagctCAAAATACAAGGGACCAACTTCTTGCTTCCATTAGGGGCAGCAATATCAAACAGCTCAAAAAG GTTGAATTACCAAAGCTCTTGCAGTAA
- the shisa4 gene encoding protein shisa-4, whose product MSFYAVIIPVLYIIFSAWQVSANEDCLWYVDKNGTWHNGFDCPLITFCCGNCHRRYCCLDGFKMITEAGQKRCMLFHLSPSTIAGIASSILLFVAAIATMVCCFMCSCCYLYQRRQQRGRTPYEAQHIPMASYPVEHMYDAYGKPIGHPDYPGFPMVPQYPGVPHQYPMMPQGPYPPNPPDAGYSQAAPPPYSPPQYPGH is encoded by the exons ATGTCCTTCTACGCCGTCATTATACCGGTCCTCTATATTATTTTCTCTGCTTGGCAGG tgAGTGCAAATGAGGACTGCTTGTGGTATGTGGACAAAAATGGCACCTGGCACAATGGCTTTGACTGCCCACTCATAACCTTCTGCTGTGGGAACTGTCACCGCCGTTACTGCTGCCTGGATGGCTTCAAGATGATCACAGAGGCGGGACAGAAGCGCTGCATGCTGTTCCATCTCAG CCCTTCCACTATAGCTGGCATTGCTTCATCGATCCTGCTCTTTGTGGCTGCTATAGCAACCATGGTCTGTTGCTTCATGTGTTCCTGTTGTTACCTTTACCAGCGCCGCCAGCAACGTGGCAGAACTCCTTATGAAG CCCAGCACATTCCAATGGCCAGCTATCCTGTGGAGCATATGTACGATGCTTATGGTAAACCCATTGGACATCCTGATTATCCTGGATTTCCAATGGTGCCGCAGTATCCGGGTGTCCCTCACCAGTATCCAATGATGCCCCAGGGTCCTTATCCTCCTAATCCTCCTGATGCAGGATACAGTCAAGCAG CTCCTCCGCCGTACTCCCCTCCCCAATACCCAGGGCACTGA